ACCGTGCCCAGCCTGCTGCGCCCCGGCGCCGCCGATGTGCTCAACCGGCCGCAGCAGGCCAGCCTGTGGTCGGCGCTGCGCGGCCAGGGCCACTGGGTGGGCGAGGTGGTCGAGCGCCGCCGCAACGGCGAGGCCTGCGCGCTGCACGTCACCGTCAGCACGGTGCACGCCCCCGACGGCGCGCTGCGCTACCACGTGATGGTGGTGTCCGACGTCACCGAGCAGCGCCTGCAGCGCGAGCGACTGGAGCGCCAGGCCCACTTCGACGAACTCACCCGCCTGCCCAACCGCGCCCGCCTCACCCAGCTGCTGGACGAGGCCATGGCCGCCACCGACCGCGACGGCTACCTGCTGGTGGTGTGCTACCTCGACGTTGATCATTTCAAGACGATCAACGAGCGCCACAGCCACGAAACCGGCGATCTGCTGCTGGCCGAGCTGGCCAATCGCATGCGCAGCGCGCTGCGGGCACGCGGCACGGTCTGGTCGGACACGGCAGCGCGCCTGGGCGGCGACGAGTTCGTGCTGCTGCTGCGCGCCAGCACGCTGGACGAAGCGCGTGCCGCGGTCGAACGCGTGCTGCGCGTGGTCTCGCAGCCGCTGGTGCTGGCCTCGGGTGCGCTGCCCGAGGCGGTGACCGCCAGCGTCGGCGCCACCATCTACCCGCTGGACGCCAGCGACGCCGACACCCTGCTGCGCCATGCCGACCACGCCATGTACGGCGTCAAGCAGTCGGGCCGCAACGGCTACCTGTTCTTCGATCCCGAGCACAGCCGCCGCGCCGAAGAGCGCGCCATGGCCATCGGCCGCGTGCAGGAGGCGCTCGACCGCGGCGAGCTGGTGCTGTACTACCAGCCCAAGGTCGACCTGCGCCGCGGCGTGGTGCTGGGCGCCGAAGCGCTGCTGCGCTGGAACCACCCCGAAAACGGCGTGGTGCCGCCGGCGCAGTTTCTGCCGCTGATCGAACGCACCGGCCTGTCGGCCCGCGTCGGCGACTGGGTGATGGCGCAGGCGCTCGACCAGGTCGAGGTCTGGCAGCGCCAGGGCCTGGACCTGTCGGTCAGCGTCAACATCTCGGCCCGCCACCTGCAGGAGCCCGACTTTGCGCAGCGCCTGTCCGAGCTGCTGGCCCGCCACGCCCAGCCGCTGGGCCCCAAGCTCGAGCTCGAGGTGCTCGAGTCGGCGGCGCTGGGCGACATCGGCCTCACCTCCTCGCTGCTGGCACGCTGCGCCACGCTCGGCGTGCGCTGGGCGCTCGACGACTTCGGCACCGCCTACTCCACCTTCACCAACCTCAAGCGCCTGCCGGTGCAGGTGCTCAAGATCGACCGCTCGTTCGTGCAGCACATGCTGTCGGATGCGCAAGACCGCGCCATCGTCGAAGGCGTGATCGCGCTGGCCCGCGCCTTCGACTGCGTGGTGGTCGCCGAAGGCGTCGAAACCCCGGCCCAGGCACGCATGCTGCTGGACATGGGCTGCGACGTCGGCCAGGGCTCGGGCATCGCCTCGCCGATGCCGGCCGCCGAAGTGGCGCCATGGGTGCGCGAATGGCGCGGCCTGTTCGCGCTGAGCGCCACCACGCCGCTGCCGGACGAGCCCACTGGCGAGGCCGCGCCCACGGCAGCCAGCCCACCGCCCAGCGCCTCGGCCGGCGACTGAGCACCACCCGGCGGCGGCCGGCGGCCAGCCGGGCCCCGCGCGGCAGCGCGCAGCGCCCGCCGTGCGCTTCGCTAGACTCGGCGGGTGCTCCCCCAAGGCTTCATCCAGGAACTGCTGTCCCGCGTCGACATCGTCGAGGTGGTGGGCCGCCATGTCGAGCTCAAGAAGGCCGGCATCAACCACAAGGGCCTGTGCCCGTTTCACGGCGAGAAGTCTCCCAGCTTCATCGTCAGCCCGTCGCGCCAGACCTACCACTGCTTTGGCTGCGGCGCGCATGGCGACGCGATCCGTTTTCTCACCGAGCAGGGCGGCCTGGGCTTCATGGACGCGGTGCGCGAGCTGGCGCAGCAGACCGGCGTCAACGTGCCCGACGACCGCAGCACGCCGGCCGAACGCGAGCGCGAGCAGGCCGAGAAGGCGCAGCGCGCCTCGCTGAGCGACGTGCTGGCCAAGGCCGGCGCGCATTACCGCACCTCGCTCAAGAGCAATCCGCGCGCGGTGGACTACCTCAAGCGCCGCGGCCTCACCGGCCAGGTCGCCGCGCAGTTCGGCCTGGGCTACGCGCCCGACGGCTGGCGCACGCTGGCCAGCGTGTTTGCCCGCTACGACGACCCGCTGCTCACCGAGTCGGGCCTGGTGATCGTGAGCGGCGACGAGGGCGAGGACCAGAAGCGCTACGACCGCTTTCGCGACCGCATCATGTTCCCGATCCGCTCGGTCAAGGGCGAGGTCATCGGCTTCGGCGGCCGCGTGCTCGACCAGGGCGAGCCCAAGTACCTCAACTCGCCCGAGACCCCGGTGTTCCACAAGGGCCGCGAGCTCTACGGCCTGTACGAGGCGCGCCAGGCGCTGCGCAGCAAGGGTTACGCGCTGGTGGTCGAGGGCTACATGGACGTGGTGGCCCTGGCCCAGTGGGGCTATGCCAACGCCGTGGCCACCCTTGGCACGGCCTGCACCGCCGAGCATGTGGTCAAGCTGTTTCGCTTCACCGAGGCGGTGGTCTTCAGCTTTGACGGCGACGCCGCCGGCCGCCGCGCCGCGGCCCGCGCGCTCGAGGCCGCGCTGCCCCATGCCAGCGATACGCGCAGCATCCGCTTCCTGTTCCTGCCCACCGAGCACGACCCCGACTCCTACATCCGCGAGCTCGGCCCCGAGGCCTTCGAGCAGGCACTGGCCGGCGCGGTGCCGCTGTCCACCCAGCTGATCGCCCATGCCGGCGCCGATTGCGACCTGGCCACGCCCGAAGGCCGCAGCAAGATGCTCACCCAGGCCGGCCCGCTGGTGGCCCTGCTGCCCGAGGGCCTGCTGCGCGAGCAACTGGTGGCCGAGCTGGCGCAGCGCGGCGGCCTGCCGGTGGAGTCGCTGCAGGCCCATTGGTCGCGGCGCGCGCAGGGCCGCGCCGGGCGGGCCGAGCCGGCCCGGCGCGAAGCGGCCCCCTCCGGCGCGCCGGCCGACGATGGCGCGCCCTGGCCCAGCGACGCCGCCGACGCCCGCGACGGCAATCCGCCCGACAGCGGCCGCCGGCGCTGGAAAGAGCGCGATGGCGAAGGCGGCAGCGGTGGCGACGGCTGGCGCAAGCGGCGCGACCGCCCTTTCGTGCCGGCCATGGGCGGCCGCCGCACGCCGCCGCAAACGGCCACGCTGCTCGACCGCGCCGCCTGGCTGCTGGCCCGGCATGCCGGCCTGTGGCTCGAACTGTCGGGCGAGGTGCACGACTTCCTCGCCGGCCAGGGCACGCCCTACAACAGCTTCTTTGCCGCGCTGGAGCGAGCCGTGCACGAGCACGGCGGCATCGCACTGCCGGCGCTGCTCGACGAGATGCGGCGCGGCGACGATGCCGACGTGCTGGCGCCGCTGCTCGACCGCATGACCGGCTTTCACGAGGTCGACGACGACGAAGACCCCGCCGCGCTGTTCGACAGCGTGCTGCGCCGCCTGCGCCAGCGCGCCGTGGCCGAAGAGCTGGAGTGGCTGATCGAATCGGGCGAGCTCTCCGAGGCCGCCACCGAACGCCGGCGCGAGCTGATCGAGCTGACCAAGCAGCTCAAGGCCGCCCCCGCAGCAGCCGGCGCATCGGCCAGCAGCCCGCGGCGCTGACCCGCCGGCCAGCTGGCCCGCTGACCGGCCAACAGGTCGGCGTGCTGCCCCGTCGCCCTGCCCACCCGCCAACCCGCAGTTATTCGGCCACGGCTCACGGCTCACGGCTCACGGCTCACGGGCCAACAACAGCCCATCCCCACCGCCAAACCAGGCCTCGCCCAGCAGAAATCAGCGCACGGCTGGTATAATGCTCGATTGGTTAAATCGGCAAGAGTGACGGCAGCACCTCCGGTACCCGGCCACCCGCGAAACGGGCGCGCATTGCGCATCAGGCCACCTTCTTCCGCCAGGGCTGCACCCAAAAAACGTCCACGCGAGCTTGCCCGACCGAGCCTCGCTCCCCTGCACCGACGCTTCGGCCCGGCATGCGCGGGCGTTGCGGCGTGTCTGCCCATCGGGCCGGACATGGCTGCCACGCCGGCCACGCCGTGCGGCCGGCCGGCGTTGCGGCCTGCCCATGCGGGCCGGTGGGGGCCGCGAGGGGCCGGAGCCAACCGTCAGACCATCGCTCAAGGAACTGCATGAACGCCAAGAAGACCGACGCCGCGAAGCCCGAGCCCAAGGCCGACGCCGATGCC
This portion of the Aquabacterium sp. OR-4 genome encodes:
- a CDS encoding bifunctional diguanylate cyclase/phosphodiesterase, giving the protein MSSPRWSGWALRAAVVLAAYWAAGQVGLALAGLSPFISAFWPAAGLALAVLVRGGSLYLPVLALGAWLVTLSAGASWWLAALVAVGNTGGPWLAARWLQRNGFNPRLEQRRDLALLILAGVLGGTVVSAANGTAWLALAGRITVLELPRASLLWWVGDAMGVVVAGVPLLTLGRRSLERALAPGRRAGNLGLLGLALLAAASALALPPGLAPAALALLLLPPVLLCWLAMRAGLGAASAAVLLLALALLGGTAAGLGPFAAMPTSQGQLLLWVLIAALSALVLLPHVQLGELARLEERWQLALDGSDLGVADWNLRTGANFSSPRWRALMADPSGGQTATLERWLSQVHAEDRDALKSALAAVDTPAGAGLRREARVRVRDGWCWFDVHVIVAERDRAGEPLRVIASLADIGARRSAEEREHLSSNVFMHLHEGLVVCDADLRVLDANPTYHRITGIAREELIGTVPSLLRPGAADVLNRPQQASLWSALRGQGHWVGEVVERRRNGEACALHVTVSTVHAPDGALRYHVMVVSDVTEQRLQRERLERQAHFDELTRLPNRARLTQLLDEAMAATDRDGYLLVVCYLDVDHFKTINERHSHETGDLLLAELANRMRSALRARGTVWSDTAARLGGDEFVLLLRASTLDEARAAVERVLRVVSQPLVLASGALPEAVTASVGATIYPLDASDADTLLRHADHAMYGVKQSGRNGYLFFDPEHSRRAEERAMAIGRVQEALDRGELVLYYQPKVDLRRGVVLGAEALLRWNHPENGVVPPAQFLPLIERTGLSARVGDWVMAQALDQVEVWQRQGLDLSVSVNISARHLQEPDFAQRLSELLARHAQPLGPKLELEVLESAALGDIGLTSSLLARCATLGVRWALDDFGTAYSTFTNLKRLPVQVLKIDRSFVQHMLSDAQDRAIVEGVIALARAFDCVVVAEGVETPAQARMLLDMGCDVGQGSGIASPMPAAEVAPWVREWRGLFALSATTPLPDEPTGEAAPTAASPPPSASAGD
- the dnaG gene encoding DNA primase, producing the protein MLPQGFIQELLSRVDIVEVVGRHVELKKAGINHKGLCPFHGEKSPSFIVSPSRQTYHCFGCGAHGDAIRFLTEQGGLGFMDAVRELAQQTGVNVPDDRSTPAEREREQAEKAQRASLSDVLAKAGAHYRTSLKSNPRAVDYLKRRGLTGQVAAQFGLGYAPDGWRTLASVFARYDDPLLTESGLVIVSGDEGEDQKRYDRFRDRIMFPIRSVKGEVIGFGGRVLDQGEPKYLNSPETPVFHKGRELYGLYEARQALRSKGYALVVEGYMDVVALAQWGYANAVATLGTACTAEHVVKLFRFTEAVVFSFDGDAAGRRAAARALEAALPHASDTRSIRFLFLPTEHDPDSYIRELGPEAFEQALAGAVPLSTQLIAHAGADCDLATPEGRSKMLTQAGPLVALLPEGLLREQLVAELAQRGGLPVESLQAHWSRRAQGRAGRAEPARREAAPSGAPADDGAPWPSDAADARDGNPPDSGRRRWKERDGEGGSGGDGWRKRRDRPFVPAMGGRRTPPQTATLLDRAAWLLARHAGLWLELSGEVHDFLAGQGTPYNSFFAALERAVHEHGGIALPALLDEMRRGDDADVLAPLLDRMTGFHEVDDDEDPAALFDSVLRRLRQRAVAEELEWLIESGELSEAATERRRELIELTKQLKAAPAAAGASASSPRR